The sequence below is a genomic window from Fluoribacter dumoffii NY 23.
TAAGTTATTATCATACAAAAGTTCAACCAGGTATTTTAAATGTTCGAATTTTGCAGGTTTGCAGTATTGAATTGTTACAATTTTATCATTCTCAGCCACAATGTTTCTGCCATTTATTTTAAAAGCCAACAAAGCTGTTTTATTTAATAATTTCTCTTCAGGAATTTTAATTTCAAAAAATCCATTTTCCTCGACATCAGAAAATTCCAGGGGAATAAATTGCACAGATTTGTTAATGGTCACATCTTTGATATTTATTTTTTCTATATGGAGATAAACGCCTTGCGTAGTGTTAGTTAAACCAAAATTGGATTTGACCCTGGGTATTTTGTCAATTGATCTTTGGGGGTTGTTAGGATCCCGAACTTGTTCCCAAATATCAAATGGAGCATTAACAAATTCAATACCAATTGCTCTGCCATTAGTAATTTCTCCATGCGGCACATTGGCGGCAATATCAACCATTTGAAAAATAGTCCCTTTATTATCTTTCATATTGCCAATTAAAAAATGGGCAGGCACATTAAACGCTGCCGAAACATCCATTTGCATGCCTGCTGTTTCATGCAACAAAATCTGTGTAGGCCTGCCCAAGCCTCGTGAGGATATATTCTGTAAATGGGAGTTTTTCCAATTCTTAAAAGTAATTTCTGCGTCAGTAATTACATACTCTTCAGTAAAAGCAACAAGGGTATTTTCATTAACCGGTTTATACTCTGCATATTTTCGTTGAGTGACCTTATTAGTAGAATTACTCCAAACCAGTGCAGATTCGCTTTCTACTGAAATCACATAATTGCTATCTGCTTTTAATGGGCGATCGTTATCAATAGGGAAGTCCGTGATATTAGGCTGATTTCTATGAATTTCGATATAATGTCGACCAAGGGTACCATGCACCTCAAATACCTCTGGATTTTTGGTCATATCGTAATTTTTCTTGTTAAAGAAAAAAACAACATAGTGGCGGTCAATCGCTGAAGTATTTTCATAGGAATCCACTCTAAAAAACCCTGTTTTTGAAATTAAATTAATTACCCCATCTGTAATAAAATGTTTCCCGGAAGAAAAAAACTCATTTTCAGCATTATCAAAAGCATTGCTGACATCCGCTCCATAATTATCCATTTGTCGAACAGCAGGTGCTACTGGGCCGACCATAATTGGATTCCTTTTATGCCGGTGGTTCCTGTCTTCCAGTGAGCGGATTATAAGTAACTTCGACAGGGACTACCTGATCAGTGGGCAAAATTTCAACCCATTGATCGAAAACCTGAAAATTTCTATCTGGGTTATTCGGATCAGGGTTGCTTGGATCATAACGAAAACTTCCTTGCAAAGGATAAAAACCATACTCGTATACTTTATCTATGGGAGTTGCTGAAACTTTATCATCGTCATGGATTTCTGCCCCTTTTGGATAATGATCTGTTTTATTGGATTCTTCATGTTTTTGTGCAACCTGGGTACACAAAAAACGAATGGCATCATTAATGGTAACCTGGGGATGAGAGCCTACCTCATCGCCTGGATCTAGGGCTAATAATTTGGCTTTAATTTCATCCAATTCTGCTTGTGGAGCTGCATACGCAGCATCCAATCCATCAGCCCCCTCCACATTGACATTCTTTAACCAATTGATTGCTGCACGTTCTTTTCCAGGACGAATGGGGATAACGGCCTTAACCCACGGAGCATTGAGAAACGCATTGCGCAAATTATCGCCATCCAATTGCAATAGCCACCCGAGGGAGCTACCCATTGGCGCAGGATGCGACTTGTCTGTAATTAAATAATTATCTTCTCTTGCCACATTATCTGACCAATTCACTGAATCTGCCGTCAAACTTTGAAAATCTCCTACTCCTAAATATTGGCTGAATTTTTTACGCGGCTTCCACCATTCGGGAGCGACAAAATAGAGCATTTTATTTACATCAAAAATGGAATTGATTAATTCGGATAATACATGCAAAGTTTTAGGTTCTGTTTTTACTTGATAATGAATATCCGTCATCAATGATTTAATCAAACGACGATAGACAATGATGCGCTCTTCCTCACGTAAATCCTCATACTTACGTTTAGTTATATTACTGGCCATTTCAATGCGTTCTTTAGCAGCAGTTAAAAATGCTTGTCTCGTCTTCTCGGCATTGGCCGTATCAATTTCAGTGGCTGCAGCTTTCTTGGCAGCGTTACTTGCAGCTATTTCTGCAAGTTTTGCTGCAGAAGCAGTGTAAAGAAGAGTACATCCAACAACAAAATCGATTCGCTCATCCCATTCCAATCCATCTGGACCCGTAACGACTCCAATTTCAATTTGTGAATAGTCAGGAGTAAATTTACCATTAAAAGCCCAAACCTGATTTTCAGAGTCTTCACCACTATGGGAAATGTATTTAATATTAATAAAGCGATTGGGATAATTAGATTTTTGCAGCTCGAAACCATCCGGCGGAGCTGGAACCTGAAAGGTAGTCAGGGGAACAAATCCTAACTCTGGAAAATCCTGATTGTGCTTTCTGTTATCACCAAAATTCCAGACCGCCTGCACAGTAAAATTAGTGGATACATCCGGTGGGGGGACCGTTTCTGTTATCACGGGTTTGGGAATTAAATCCGCAGGCTTGGCTATATGCACTAAAGTGGCTAAACCTAAATCTTCTCCAGGTTCATCTACAAAAGTTTCCCAGCATAAAAAACTGCCAATATCCTGAACCTGAACCCCTACCTGCCGCATTTTTCTTCGTAATTCATAATTAATCAAATCAGGGGTGCTATTGGATAGCACATAACGCTTGCTTGAAGTATTGGTTTCTTCTGTAATAGTTTTAAAGGTTGATTTGAAATTTTCCCGAATTTCTGAAGAAAGTTTTTGCGTTTGTTCACGCATTTTTTTATGTGTGGTTTCTCTTGCCGTCTGTTGCGTCCTATCCATATTTAGACTACCCGAAGCTGAAGCGCTGCCTGTTCCCCAGGATTGATTTACTGTAGTTGTAAAACCCAGTTTTAAATCATTTTTATTATCTTGCTTTACTGCTTCACTGATTTCATCTTGTTCTGTAGTGCTTTTTTCCATCTTAGTAATTGATTCGTATTCGGTTTGATAGGTTTTTTCGGTAATCGTTTTTCGTGTACTGATTTCAATAAGTTCTACTGTGGAGCCTGGAGCTAACCAAACATGGCCGGTTGGTGAGCCCAGAAATGTATCAAATTCAAAAAAATACTGTCGAAAAAGATGTACAATTCCTAAAGGTGATAAAGAAACATTATTGATATCTTTTTTTGGATCAAAGGTAAGATATGGATCTTTAAAGTTCTCAGAAAAATTCTTCACAATACTCCAAAATGATTCTTTACTGTTATAGTTTACATTGGAATAGAAAATTTTATTCAAAGGAGCAACAGATTGGCTGTTGACCAATTCAATGATGATCCGCGCAATGATCGATTCCGTTTTTAATTGGGAAACGAGTTGTTGATAAAGCTCTTCCTTACGCTGCATAACACGCAGGAATAAACCTTCATTTGTCTCAGCTGGATTGGGTCTTAACGTTGTAAGCCGCCCACATTTTTCACGGAACTCTTCTTTATAATAGCGAAACACATATTCATTAAGAATTTTTTTTAAATCGTTGTTCGCTATAAATTCGCGCCATTCATCGACATTCTTAACCGTGTTTTTTTGTAATCTTTTACGGAGTTCTTGCAGCAAAATTGAACGTTGATTGAGCAACTTACCAGAAGGTAAGAACTCACCCAGATTAAAATGAGGATTACCCAGCTCGCAACCTCGTAAATCGATGTCGGTTATGGATGTGTCGCTATTAAAGTGTTTAATAAGTTGATCAAGTAAAAATTCATTTTGTACTTGCGCGGATTTTTCTATACGTTGCAATATTCTTTTTGATTTCCAGCCAATTAAGGGTTGATAAACACCGAACATTTCGCTGGAATAAGGAAGAATACTCTTGAATTGATCGTAATCAGTTATTTTTTTCATGCTGATAATCCTCCATGATTCATCGCATTACTTGAAAAT
It includes:
- a CDS encoding peptidoglycan recognition protein family protein; protein product: MVGPVAPAVRQMDNYGADVSNAFDNAENEFFSSGKHFITDGVINLISKTGFFRVDSYENTSAIDRHYVVFFFNKKNYDMTKNPEVFEVHGTLGRHYIEIHRNQPNITDFPIDNDRPLKADSNYVISVESESALVWSNSTNKVTQRKYAEYKPVNENTLVAFTEEYVITDAEITFKNWKNSHLQNISSRGLGRPTQILLHETAGMQMDVSAAFNVPAHFLIGNMKDNKGTIFQMVDIAANVPHGEITNGRAIGIEFVNAPFDIWEQVRDPNNPQRSIDKIPRVKSNFGLTNTTQGVYLHIEKINIKDVTINKSVQFIPLEFSDVEENGFFEIKIPEEKLLNKTALLAFKINGRNIVAENDKIVTIQYCKPAKFEHLKYLVELLYDNNLIKDADFEDGEFWKGVYYDPDQDKTFYIYQKLFTETVATTVNAAGKTIKKIIMHFIISLSEPCIFSHAQIGHHVDGYLQGLYLYLRIYEELSIKATLQYMIFFLTSEKTNAEKIPLELNEETTVTRTSEINPATQAESNIDIQFSTPATPAIIRINNFLEIDLQAAKTMFPEIGS